From a region of the Nitrospirota bacterium genome:
- a CDS encoding polymer-forming cytoskeletal protein codes for MFKKKNFDKLEALVGANSEFRGDITTQGTFRIDGALIGNIAADWVIIGEDGSVRGNIAAKTVVIGGRVEGNIKTEELLEIKHNGKVFGDIQTKTLSIAEGGVFEGHSLAQKVEANVVDFPAKEAAAK; via the coding sequence ATGTTCAAGAAGAAGAACTTCGACAAGCTCGAGGCGCTCGTCGGCGCCAACTCCGAGTTCAGGGGCGATATCACCACGCAGGGGACCTTCAGGATCGACGGCGCCTTAATCGGCAATATCGCTGCCGACTGGGTCATCATCGGCGAAGACGGCTCGGTGAGGGGCAACATAGCGGCGAAGACCGTCGTCATCGGCGGCAGGGTTGAGGGGAATATCAAGACCGAGGAGCTTCTCGAGATCAAGCATAACGGCAAAGTCTTCGGCGATATCCAGACGAAGACGCTCTCTATCGCCGAGGGGGGAGTCTTCGAGGGGCACTCCCTTGCGCAGAAGGTAGAGGCCAATGTAGTCGACTTTCCGGCTAAAGAGGCAGCCGCAAAATAG
- a CDS encoding formate dehydrogenase accessory protein FdhE — MQPLTIEEIVSKKPHLEDIFKLYGKVQEFSGLTLESVNGNGVSEGAVAYPPQLIDAVFERFSSIFGIPEENLTPLKEAMQLGQIDFTRLPLKETPAFSLPYHEDELSPLLFLLSRPFFLALGKGSRDKQQAWEKGRCPVCSAQPALSFLGWDSRRYLACSFCGTTGPAPRIGCPVCLNRDADTLTIMTIEGDEDFRIETCSACLSYSKTARAGVLEAIPPDYADLMSLPLDIIAQGRGYRRNAPNPLGMIRIA; from the coding sequence ATGCAACCACTGACCATAGAAGAGATCGTGTCGAAAAAGCCTCATCTCGAGGATATCTTCAAGCTCTACGGGAAGGTGCAGGAGTTCTCCGGCCTCACTCTGGAGAGCGTGAACGGAAACGGTGTGAGCGAGGGAGCAGTCGCGTATCCTCCTCAGCTCATCGATGCCGTTTTCGAGCGGTTCTCCTCGATCTTCGGGATACCCGAGGAGAATCTCACCCCGCTCAAGGAAGCGATGCAGCTCGGGCAGATCGATTTCACGAGGCTGCCGCTGAAAGAGACCCCGGCGTTCTCGCTGCCCTATCATGAAGACGAGCTCTCCCCCTTGCTCTTTCTCTTGAGCCGGCCCTTTTTTCTCGCGTTGGGAAAAGGGAGCCGCGATAAGCAGCAGGCATGGGAGAAAGGGAGGTGCCCCGTCTGCAGCGCACAGCCCGCGCTGTCGTTTCTCGGCTGGGACAGCAGGCGGTATCTCGCCTGCTCGTTCTGCGGCACGACCGGCCCTGCTCCCCGCATCGGATGCCCCGTATGCCTCAACAGGGATGCCGATACCCTCACCATCATGACGATAGAGGGTGATGAAGACTTCAGGATAGAGACCTGCAGCGCCTGCCTTTCGTATAGCAAGACCGCCCGCGCCGGGGTGCTCGAGGCGATTCCCCCTGATTATGCCGACCTGATGAGCCTGCCCCTCGATATCATCGCGCAGGGCAGAGGATACCGCCGCAATGCCCCGAACCCCCTCGGCATGATAAGGATAGCGTAA
- the fdnG gene encoding formate dehydrogenase-N subunit alpha encodes MGLSRRDFLKISGGSFLAGSVGVNLEPAKAYARELKIKGAKETTTICPYCSVGCGILVHSIDGKVVNTEGDPEHPVNEGALCSKGSSLYQLVNNDKRVAKPLYRAPGSDKWQEVEWDWALGEIAKKIKDTRDRTFKTTSKSKVKEKQPDGAEIEVEKEFVVNRTDGIAHVGSAALDNEECYILQKWVRSLGLVYIEHQARIUHSATVAALAESFGRGAMTNHWIDLKNADVILVMGGNPAENHPISMKWIMKAQERGGKLIVVDPRFTRTAAKADLYAPLRSGTDIAFLGGMIKYILDNNLYFREYVVNYTNASFLVTPDYRGPGELDGLFAGYDEKTRKYDKKAWSYQMDENGNPKKDPALKDPNCVFQLLKKHYSRYTLDKVATITGTPKEQLLEVYKLYASTGKPNRVGTECYAMGWTQHTVGTQNIRTMAIIQLLLGNVGMAGGGINALRGESNVQGSTDYGLLFHILPGYIPTPTAALADLKGYIEKHTPKTKEPKSVNWWGNRGKYITSYLKAIYGSSATKENDFGYTWLPKLDEGMNASWLNLFDQMLKGKFEGFFAWGQNPACSSANANKTRKALAQLKWMVNVNLFDNETASFWRGPGMNPKEIQTEVFMLPCCSSVEKEGSISNSGRWAQWRYKAVEPIGQSKPDAEIINELYFRVKRLYQEKGGKYPAPLLNITWNYGEKGPDGKIKEVHVHEIAKEINGYYLEDVYDKKANPPVLLGKKGELCQTFVHLQDDGTTSSGNWIYCQSYTQKEGKIVNMMARRKKTDPTGLGLYPEWSWSWPVNRRIIYNRASVNPQGQPWDPNRPLVKWNATKPDPKTNKPGVWEGDVPDGPAPPMADEKGKLPFIMRADGVGAIFGPGLNDGPFPEHYEALECPLQENLMSKQRINPAVKLFYTEGGKNLEDIYLSCDVRFPYVATTYRVSEHWQTGVMTRHVPWLLEAMPQQFVEMSEELAREKGIRNGDKVTVKSARGEVWAVAVVTKRFKPFKVAGSTVHQVGLPWHFGWQFPEDGSAGDSSNLLTPTIGDPNTMIPESKAFMVNIEKAKA; translated from the coding sequence ATGGGGTTATCACGCAGAGATTTCCTTAAAATCTCCGGCGGATCGTTTCTCGCAGGCTCTGTCGGCGTTAATCTCGAGCCCGCCAAGGCCTACGCCCGCGAGCTCAAGATCAAGGGCGCCAAGGAGACGACCACCATCTGCCCTTACTGTTCGGTGGGATGCGGCATCCTGGTGCACAGCATCGACGGCAAGGTGGTGAATACCGAGGGTGATCCCGAGCATCCTGTCAATGAGGGGGCGCTCTGTTCCAAAGGATCGTCCCTCTATCAGCTCGTCAATAACGACAAACGCGTTGCCAAACCGCTCTACCGCGCACCGGGGTCTGACAAGTGGCAAGAAGTCGAGTGGGACTGGGCGCTCGGTGAGATCGCGAAAAAGATCAAGGACACCCGCGACAGGACCTTCAAGACCACATCAAAGTCGAAGGTGAAGGAAAAGCAGCCCGACGGCGCCGAGATCGAGGTCGAGAAAGAGTTCGTCGTCAACAGGACCGACGGCATCGCCCATGTGGGCAGCGCTGCGCTCGATAACGAGGAGTGCTACATCCTCCAGAAGTGGGTCCGTTCGCTCGGCCTCGTTTATATAGAGCATCAGGCCCGAATATGACACTCCGCTACGGTAGCGGCTCTGGCAGAGTCGTTCGGACGCGGTGCAATGACGAATCACTGGATCGATCTCAAGAATGCCGATGTAATCCTCGTGATGGGCGGCAACCCCGCCGAGAATCACCCGATATCGATGAAGTGGATCATGAAGGCGCAGGAGCGGGGCGGCAAGCTCATCGTCGTCGACCCCCGCTTTACGCGGACCGCGGCGAAGGCGGATCTCTATGCCCCCCTCCGCTCCGGAACCGATATCGCCTTCCTCGGCGGCATGATCAAGTATATCCTCGACAACAACCTTTATTTCAGGGAATACGTCGTCAACTATACCAATGCCTCATTCCTCGTTACTCCCGATTACAGAGGCCCGGGTGAGCTGGACGGTCTCTTCGCGGGCTATGATGAAAAGACGAGGAAGTACGATAAAAAGGCCTGGTCCTATCAGATGGACGAGAACGGCAATCCGAAAAAGGATCCGGCTCTCAAGGACCCGAATTGCGTGTTCCAGCTCCTGAAAAAACACTACTCCCGCTACACGCTCGATAAGGTCGCGACCATCACGGGCACGCCGAAGGAGCAGCTCCTCGAAGTCTATAAACTTTATGCCTCTACCGGCAAGCCGAACCGGGTCGGCACCGAGTGCTATGCCATGGGCTGGACACAGCATACCGTCGGCACCCAGAACATAAGGACCATGGCGATCATCCAGCTCCTCCTCGGCAATGTAGGTATGGCCGGCGGCGGCATCAACGCCCTGAGAGGCGAGTCGAATGTCCAGGGCTCTACCGATTACGGGCTCCTCTTCCATATACTGCCGGGCTATATCCCGACCCCCACGGCAGCGCTGGCCGATCTCAAGGGGTATATCGAGAAGCATACGCCCAAGACCAAGGAGCCGAAGAGCGTCAACTGGTGGGGCAACCGCGGCAAGTACATCACCAGCTATCTCAAGGCCATATACGGCAGCAGTGCCACAAAGGAGAACGACTTCGGCTACACCTGGCTGCCGAAGCTGGATGAAGGGATGAACGCCTCCTGGCTCAATCTCTTCGACCAGATGCTCAAGGGCAAGTTCGAAGGCTTCTTCGCCTGGGGGCAGAATCCCGCGTGCTCCAGTGCCAACGCCAACAAGACGAGGAAGGCCCTCGCCCAGCTGAAGTGGATGGTCAACGTCAACCTCTTCGATAACGAGACCGCCTCGTTCTGGAGAGGTCCGGGCATGAACCCGAAAGAGATACAGACCGAGGTCTTCATGCTGCCGTGCTGCTCCTCTGTCGAGAAGGAGGGGAGCATCAGCAACTCCGGCCGCTGGGCGCAGTGGCGGTACAAGGCGGTGGAGCCGATAGGCCAGTCGAAGCCGGATGCGGAGATCATCAACGAGCTCTACTTCCGCGTCAAGAGGCTCTACCAGGAGAAGGGCGGCAAATATCCCGCTCCCCTCCTGAACATCACCTGGAACTACGGAGAGAAGGGGCCGGACGGCAAGATCAAAGAGGTCCATGTCCACGAGATCGCGAAAGAGATCAACGGCTACTATCTCGAAGACGTGTACGACAAGAAGGCGAATCCCCCGGTCCTGCTCGGCAAGAAGGGAGAGCTCTGCCAGACCTTCGTCCATCTCCAGGACGACGGGACGACCTCTTCGGGCAACTGGATCTATTGCCAGAGCTACACGCAGAAAGAGGGCAAGATCGTCAATATGATGGCCCGCAGGAAGAAGACCGACCCCACCGGGCTCGGCCTCTACCCGGAGTGGTCCTGGAGCTGGCCGGTCAACAGGCGCATCATCTACAACCGCGCATCGGTGAACCCCCAGGGGCAGCCCTGGGACCCGAACCGCCCGCTCGTCAAATGGAACGCGACCAAGCCCGACCCCAAGACCAACAAGCCCGGTGTCTGGGAGGGCGACGTGCCCGACGGTCCTGCGCCGCCGATGGCGGACGAGAAGGGCAAGCTCCCCTTCATCATGCGGGCCGACGGCGTCGGCGCGATCTTCGGTCCCGGGCTCAACGACGGACCGTTCCCGGAGCATTACGAGGCGCTGGAGTGTCCGCTCCAGGAAAACCTCATGTCCAAACAGCGGATCAACCCGGCCGTCAAACTCTTCTATACGGAAGGGGGAAAGAATCTCGAGGATATCTATCTCTCGTGCGATGTCAGGTTCCCCTATGTGGCGACGACCTACCGCGTCTCCGAGCACTGGCAGACCGGCGTCATGACACGCCATGTGCCGTGGCTCCTTGAGGCGATGCCCCAGCAGTTCGTCGAGATGAGCGAGGAGCTCGCCAGGGAGAAAGGGATCAGGAACGGCGACAAGGTTACGGTCAAATCGGCGCGCGGCGAGGTCTGGGCGGTCGCGGTCGTCACCAAGCGCTTCAAGCCCTTCAAGGTTGCCGGCTCCACCGTACACCAGGTGGGGCTCCCCTGGCACTTCGGATGGCAGTTCCCCGAGGACGGCAGCGCCGGAGACAGCTCGAACCTCCTGACGCCGACTATCGGCGACCCGAACACCATGATCCCTGAATCCAAGGCCTTCATGGTCAATATCGAAAAGGCAAAGGCATAG
- a CDS encoding aldehyde ferredoxin oxidoreductase C-terminal domain-containing protein, which yields MDKILRIDMGAEGGPKATAAPLGDYAGLGGRAMTSAVVSREVPPLCHPLGAENKLVIAPGMLSGTIAAMSGRLSVGCKSPLTGGIKEANAGGQPSQVLARLGYAAIILEGKPAGDDLYKIFINKDGVTVSKDNSLRMLPNYPLVEKMKSEYGDKIACISIGPAGEMKMGAASIACTDMELRPTRHAGRGGVGAVMGAKGVKVIVLDDSGAKMRAPKDPEKFKDANRRFVEGLQRHAVTGQGLPAYGTNVLTNILNEVGGYPTYNFKQGRFEGAAKISGETQAELEVKRGGLATHGCHRGCVIRCSGVYHDKDGHYLTKQPEYETVWAHGGNCGICDLDAIAMLDFLDDNYGLDTIEMGATIGVAMEAGLATFGDAEAAINLIHEVGKGSHLGRILGNGAAFTAKAFGVERAPVVKGQAMPAYDPRAVQGVGVTYATSPMGADHTAGYAVAQNILKVGGDVDPLKPEGQIELSRNLQIATAAIDSTGMCLFIAFALLDQPDTFQALLDLLNAFHGIDLTADGVTDLGKKVLSMERDFNARAGFTAQQDRLPRYFKTETLAPHNVTFEVKDEDLDKVFNW from the coding sequence ATGGACAAGATTCTCAGGATAGACATGGGGGCCGAAGGCGGACCGAAAGCGACAGCGGCGCCTCTCGGCGATTACGCAGGCCTCGGGGGAAGGGCGATGACCTCTGCCGTCGTATCCCGTGAAGTGCCGCCGCTCTGTCATCCCCTCGGCGCCGAGAACAAGCTCGTCATCGCGCCGGGCATGTTGAGCGGCACCATCGCCGCGATGTCGGGCCGCCTCTCGGTGGGATGCAAGAGCCCTCTCACCGGCGGGATCAAGGAGGCGAACGCCGGCGGACAGCCCTCGCAGGTGCTGGCGCGGTTGGGCTATGCGGCGATCATTCTCGAAGGCAAGCCCGCGGGCGACGACCTCTACAAGATTTTCATCAACAAGGATGGGGTGACGGTCAGCAAGGATAACAGCCTGCGGATGCTGCCCAACTATCCGCTCGTCGAAAAGATGAAGAGCGAATACGGCGACAAGATCGCCTGCATCTCGATCGGCCCGGCCGGAGAGATGAAGATGGGCGCCGCATCGATAGCCTGCACCGATATGGAGCTGAGACCCACGCGGCATGCGGGCCGCGGCGGCGTCGGTGCGGTGATGGGAGCAAAGGGGGTGAAGGTCATCGTCCTCGACGATTCCGGGGCGAAGATGCGTGCCCCGAAAGACCCCGAAAAGTTCAAGGATGCGAACAGGCGGTTCGTCGAAGGGCTCCAGCGGCATGCGGTCACCGGGCAGGGGCTTCCTGCCTACGGGACGAATGTCCTCACGAATATTCTCAACGAGGTGGGGGGGTATCCCACCTACAATTTCAAACAGGGGCGCTTCGAAGGCGCCGCCAAAATCAGCGGCGAGACGCAGGCCGAGCTCGAAGTAAAGCGCGGCGGCCTCGCTACGCACGGGTGCCATCGCGGGTGCGTTATCCGCTGTTCAGGCGTCTATCATGACAAGGACGGCCACTATCTCACCAAGCAGCCCGAGTACGAGACGGTATGGGCCCACGGCGGAAACTGCGGGATCTGCGACCTCGACGCCATCGCCATGCTCGACTTCCTCGACGACAACTACGGCCTCGATACGATCGAGATGGGCGCGACCATCGGCGTCGCCATGGAGGCGGGGCTTGCCACGTTCGGCGATGCCGAGGCTGCGATCAATCTGATCCATGAGGTCGGCAAAGGCTCGCACCTAGGCCGCATCCTCGGCAACGGCGCGGCCTTTACCGCAAAGGCCTTCGGCGTGGAGCGGGCGCCGGTGGTAAAGGGCCAGGCGATGCCTGCCTACGACCCCCGCGCGGTTCAGGGCGTGGGCGTCACCTATGCGACGAGCCCTATGGGCGCGGACCATACGGCGGGCTATGCAGTGGCCCAGAATATCCTGAAGGTCGGCGGGGATGTGGACCCGCTCAAGCCCGAGGGACAGATCGAGCTTTCGCGGAATCTCCAGATCGCCACGGCAGCGATCGACTCGACCGGCATGTGCCTCTTCATCGCCTTTGCGCTGCTCGATCAGCCCGACACCTTCCAGGCGCTGCTCGATCTGCTCAATGCGTTCCACGGCATCGACCTCACCGCGGACGGCGTCACCGATCTCGGGAAAAAGGTGCTGAGCATGGAGCGGGACTTCAATGCGCGCGCTGGTTTCACCGCGCAGCAGGACCGGCTGCCGCGGTACTTCAAGACCGAAACGCTCGCCCCGCACAATGTCACCTTCGAGGTGAAGGACGAGGACCTGGATAAGGTGTTCAACTGGTAA
- a CDS encoding MoaD/ThiS family protein: MNVVLKLFASLRSYGPDYQQMEVPEDTRLEEVIARLDLPEKMPLLKIVNGKFADPKQPLNEGDEIALFPPIAGGSPPCGGNR, translated from the coding sequence ATGAACGTCGTCCTGAAACTCTTCGCCTCGCTGAGGAGCTACGGCCCCGATTACCAGCAGATGGAGGTCCCCGAAGATACGCGCCTCGAAGAGGTCATCGCCCGGCTCGACCTTCCCGAAAAGATGCCGCTGCTCAAGATCGTCAACGGCAAATTCGCCGATCCCAAACAGCCGCTCAACGAAGGCGACGAGATCGCCCTCTTCCCCCCCATCGCCGGCGGCTCACCGCCCTGCGGCGGCAACCGATAA
- the nrfD gene encoding NrfD/PsrC family molybdoenzyme membrane anchor subunit, which produces MNTATTRVPLFSFGTLVLLVLMGIGGVAAFYRFAFGLGASTNMSDAVPWGFWVAFDVLSGVALAAGGFTITAAVYIFNMKKYKPIARPAILTAFLGYLMVVVGLIVDIGQPLRFWHTLVMPQVRSVMFEVVMCITLYTTVLTLEFAPSVFERLRLGWALRLLRPFHYPLIIAGIVLSFLHQSSLGGFFLIMPSKVPSLWYSANMPYLFYLSAICVGLAMVTFESIMSARAFKRPCETDIIQGLGKGTAIALAVYITARIADLAVRGALPRMFEGSASSMLYLAELLIGFVIPMVILFQKRIRETVSGTLFSVSLVIFGVLFNRFNTNFSAQLGNGVTYFPTWMEVAISIGIVAGGIFAYRLAALYLPVFHAETEQ; this is translated from the coding sequence ATGAATACCGCCACGACGAGAGTTCCGCTTTTTTCCTTCGGCACGCTGGTCCTCCTGGTGCTGATGGGTATCGGCGGCGTTGCCGCCTTCTATCGTTTCGCTTTCGGCCTCGGCGCCTCGACGAACATGAGCGACGCGGTCCCCTGGGGCTTCTGGGTCGCCTTCGACGTCCTGAGCGGCGTCGCCCTGGCAGCGGGAGGCTTTACGATCACCGCTGCGGTCTATATCTTCAACATGAAGAAGTACAAGCCGATCGCGCGGCCGGCGATCCTGACCGCTTTCCTGGGCTACCTGATGGTCGTCGTCGGCCTGATCGTCGATATCGGGCAGCCGCTCAGGTTCTGGCACACCCTCGTGATGCCGCAGGTCCGGTCGGTGATGTTCGAGGTCGTCATGTGCATCACGCTGTATACGACGGTGCTTACCCTCGAGTTCGCGCCGTCCGTCTTCGAGCGGTTGCGGCTGGGCTGGGCATTGCGGCTCCTCAGGCCCTTCCACTATCCGCTCATCATCGCCGGTATCGTGCTGTCGTTCCTGCACCAGTCCTCCCTGGGCGGCTTCTTCCTCATCATGCCCTCGAAAGTGCCTTCGCTCTGGTATTCGGCCAATATGCCGTACCTCTTTTATCTCTCGGCTATCTGTGTCGGCCTGGCGATGGTCACCTTCGAATCCATCATGAGCGCCAGGGCATTCAAACGGCCCTGCGAGACGGACATCATCCAGGGGCTCGGCAAGGGGACTGCCATCGCCCTGGCCGTGTATATCACCGCCAGGATCGCCGATCTCGCGGTGCGCGGCGCACTGCCCCGGATGTTCGAGGGCAGCGCCTCGAGTATGCTCTACCTCGCCGAGCTGCTCATCGGCTTTGTTATCCCGATGGTGATCCTCTTCCAGAAGAGGATCAGGGAGACGGTTTCCGGCACGCTCTTCAGCGTCAGCCTCGTGATCTTCGGCGTTCTTTTCAACCGCTTCAATACCAACTTCTCCGCCCAGCTCGGCAACGGCGTCACCTATTTCCCGACCTGGATGGAGGTCGCCATAAGCATAGGGATCGTGGCAGGCGGCATCTTCGCCTACCGGCTGGCAGCGCTCTACCTGCCGGTGTTTCATGCCGAGACCGAACAGTAA
- a CDS encoding molybdopterin biosynthesis protein, whose amino-acid sequence MKQVFLDSVSLEKALERLRSGLDARGMDRMQPERIPVQEAQGRITAAPVFAKYSSPFYHSAAMDGYAVRFSDTFTAAETAPCHLKAGQEAIYVDTGDPMPEGFNAVIMIEDVNKTEEGIEIYHPVPPYEHVRTIGEDIVATELIVPEGHRVRAIDIGAMLASGHLDILVRRRPCVAVIPTGTEIIEPEAVRERPPRPPEIIEYNSAVLAGLARDAGAEALRFPIVRDDLDAIKKALREAADKADVVLINAGSGRGSEDYTLTAIRELGDVIVNGVSIKPGKPVIIGFIGSTPVFGIPGYPVSAYLTFTLFVAPVLARLLGTAAAEQETLRAIISRQLASPLGVDEFVRVKVGLVGEKYITTPVGRGAGLLMSLVRADGIVRIPSGSEGVQAGQEVDVALLRSKEEIRNTAVCIGSHDNALDVLANIIKKEHPAFSLSSAHVGSMGGLMALKKNEAHIAGTHLLDEQSGDYNVPYLKRFLPDRRMVLVNLVYRQQGLLVKRGNPKNIHGFEDLLREDVLFINRQAGSGTRLLLDKHLREMGVNPYIINGYEREEYTHMSVASAVLTGLADTGLAICSSAQALGLDFIPVANERYDLAIPKEFIDTPMMRIVLDIMRNNQEFRSIVESLGGYDTRDMGTVIFEG is encoded by the coding sequence ATGAAGCAGGTGTTTCTCGACAGCGTATCCCTCGAAAAGGCTCTTGAGCGGTTACGCAGCGGTCTTGATGCGAGGGGAATGGACCGGATGCAGCCGGAGCGCATACCGGTGCAGGAGGCGCAGGGCCGGATAACGGCGGCGCCGGTATTCGCGAAGTATTCCTCTCCCTTCTACCATTCAGCAGCGATGGACGGGTATGCCGTCAGGTTCTCCGACACCTTTACCGCTGCGGAGACCGCCCCGTGCCATCTGAAAGCGGGACAGGAGGCGATCTATGTGGATACCGGAGACCCGATGCCCGAGGGTTTCAATGCGGTAATCATGATAGAGGATGTCAACAAGACGGAAGAGGGCATCGAGATCTACCATCCCGTACCGCCCTACGAGCATGTACGGACTATCGGCGAGGACATCGTCGCTACGGAGCTCATCGTTCCCGAGGGGCATCGGGTGCGGGCCATCGATATCGGCGCGATGCTCGCGAGCGGGCACCTGGATATCCTCGTCAGGAGACGGCCGTGTGTCGCCGTTATCCCGACCGGGACAGAGATCATCGAGCCCGAAGCAGTGCGTGAGCGCCCGCCCCGGCCTCCGGAGATCATCGAGTACAACTCGGCAGTGCTTGCGGGCCTCGCCCGCGATGCGGGAGCAGAGGCGCTCCGGTTTCCCATTGTGAGGGACGATCTCGATGCCATAAAAAAGGCGCTGAGGGAGGCGGCGGACAAGGCCGACGTGGTGCTCATCAATGCGGGATCGGGGAGGGGCTCGGAAGACTACACCCTGACGGCGATCAGGGAGCTCGGCGACGTGATCGTCAATGGCGTCTCTATCAAGCCGGGCAAACCGGTGATCATCGGCTTCATCGGCAGCACCCCTGTATTCGGCATTCCCGGCTATCCCGTATCCGCATATCTCACCTTCACGCTCTTCGTGGCGCCCGTCCTTGCACGGCTCCTCGGCACGGCGGCAGCGGAGCAGGAGACGCTGCGGGCGATCATATCGCGGCAGCTCGCTTCACCCCTCGGCGTGGATGAGTTCGTGAGAGTGAAGGTGGGCCTGGTCGGTGAGAAGTACATAACCACCCCCGTCGGCAGGGGGGCCGGTCTTCTGATGTCGCTGGTGCGGGCCGACGGGATCGTGCGCATACCCTCCGGCTCCGAGGGGGTGCAGGCAGGGCAGGAGGTCGATGTCGCGCTCCTGCGGAGCAAAGAGGAGATAAGGAACACCGCCGTCTGCATCGGCAGCCACGACAACGCCCTCGATGTGCTCGCCAATATCATCAAGAAGGAGCATCCCGCTTTCTCCCTCTCCTCGGCACACGTCGGCTCCATGGGCGGCCTTATGGCGCTCAAGAAGAACGAGGCGCATATCGCCGGCACCCATCTCCTCGACGAACAGTCGGGAGACTATAATGTCCCCTACCTCAAGCGCTTTCTCCCGGATCGGCGCATGGTCCTCGTCAACCTGGTCTACCGGCAGCAGGGCCTGCTGGTGAAGCGGGGCAATCCGAAGAACATTCACGGCTTCGAGGACCTCCTGAGAGAGGACGTGCTCTTCATCAACCGCCAGGCGGGATCGGGCACACGCCTGCTCCTCGATAAGCATCTCCGCGAGATGGGCGTGAATCCCTATATCATCAACGGCTACGAGCGTGAAGAATATACGCATATGTCCGTCGCTTCAGCGGTGCTCACCGGCCTCGCCGATACGGGACTCGCCATCTGCTCATCGGCGCAGGCCCTCGGCCTCGACTTCATCCCGGTCGCGAACGAGCGTTACGATCTGGCGATACCTAAGGAGTTCATCGATACGCCGATGATGCGCATTGTCCTCGATATCATGAGAAACAATCAGGAATTCAGGAGCATTGTCGAGTCCCTCGGCGGGTATGACACGAGGGACATGGGGACGGTGATCTTCGAGGGATGA
- a CDS encoding iron-containing alcohol dehydrogenase encodes MSRAAVFFIHTVTLMGIGIPSGLKELGMKEQDLKTMAENAQKDACGLTNPRCPSFDDVISTYRAAL; translated from the coding sequence GTGAGCAGGGCTGCGGTTTTTTTCATTCATACGGTAACGCTCATGGGCATTGGCATCCCGTCCGGTCTCAAGGAATTGGGCATGAAAGAGCAGGACCTCAAGACCATGGCGGAAAATGCGCAGAAAGACGCCTGCGGCCTGACGAACCCGCGCTGCCCGTCGTTCGATGACGTCATCAGCACCTATAGGGCAGCGTTATAA
- a CDS encoding 4Fe-4S dicluster domain-containing protein, with protein sequence MATNTQPKAALIDLTKCIGCRSCQIACKSWNNRGVKPTTLNGNFTNPVDMNSEAYTVVKFVETEKDNMISGWDFIKTQCMHCKDPACASACPVGAFEKRQDGPVIYHDERCIGCRYCMMACPFDVPKYEWEKTSPIVQKCTFCADRLAMGMTPACAKACAPKAIIFGSYDEIVSEAERRIKEHPGDYVNHVYGRNEAGGTSWMYLSAVPFEALGFKTNIPAAPLPDLTWAMLKTIPYKVGGLVAILAAIAYFRNRGASEGAASKKEREG encoded by the coding sequence ATGGCAACCAACACGCAACCCAAAGCTGCTTTGATAGACCTGACCAAGTGCATCGGCTGCAGGAGCTGCCAGATCGCCTGCAAGAGCTGGAATAACCGGGGAGTCAAGCCGACCACGCTGAACGGCAACTTTACGAACCCCGTCGATATGAACTCCGAGGCCTATACGGTCGTGAAGTTCGTCGAGACCGAAAAGGACAACATGATCAGCGGCTGGGACTTCATCAAGACCCAGTGCATGCACTGCAAGGACCCGGCCTGCGCCTCGGCATGCCCGGTAGGCGCCTTCGAGAAGAGGCAGGACGGACCGGTCATCTACCACGACGAGCGCTGCATCGGCTGCCGGTACTGCATGATGGCCTGTCCTTTCGATGTCCCTAAATACGAATGGGAAAAGACGTCGCCGATCGTGCAGAAGTGCACCTTCTGCGCCGACCGCCTCGCCATGGGCATGACGCCCGCCTGCGCCAAGGCCTGTGCGCCGAAGGCGATCATCTTCGGCAGCTACGACGAGATCGTGTCAGAGGCAGAACGGCGGATCAAGGAGCATCCCGGCGACTATGTGAACCATGTTTACGGCAGGAACGAGGCGGGCGGGACCTCATGGATGTATCTCTCCGCCGTTCCCTTCGAGGCGCTCGGGTTCAAGACGAATATCCCGGCCGCGCCGCTGCCCGACCTCACCTGGGCGATGCTGAAGACGATCCCCTACAAAGTGGGAGGGCTCGTCGCCATCCTGGCGGCAATCGCCTATTTCAGGAACCGGGGAGCGAGCGAGGGAGCAGCGTCCAAGAAAGAGAGGGAGGGATAA